Proteins encoded in a region of the Coffea eugenioides isolate CCC68of chromosome 4, Ceug_1.0, whole genome shotgun sequence genome:
- the LOC113769301 gene encoding histidine-rich glycoprotein-like, translated as MSIKHLLVFFLVVALITNSKARPEPNTDSDNSHEFSESDDELWLDPSEEGSNDGQFNLDSLEPPAADAPRPHDHHHHGRRHHHHGHRHHGHKHHGHKGHPPKPSPSPVTTPVPPSVQGPSGPSPWGVQPPTPVGGSDAAPSPYAGIANPPAGAPSSQGPAESFIFG; from the coding sequence ATGTCTATCAAACACTTGCTAGTGTTCTTCTTAGTTGTGGCACTCATCACCAATTCAAAAGCTCGACCTGAGCCAAATACTGATTCCGACAATTCACATGAATTTTCAGAATCTGATGATGAACTGTGGCTAGATCCTTCAGAAGAAGGGTCTAATGACGGGCAGTTTAATCTTGATTCATTAGAGCCACCAGCCGCAGATGCACCAAGACCACATGACCACCACCACCATGGCCGCCGCCACCACCACCACGGCCACCGCCATCATGGTCACAAACACCACGGCCACAAAGGCCACCCTCCAAAACCTTCACCATCACCCGTAACAACACCAGTGCCTCCATCAGTACAAGGACCATCAGGTCCATCACCCTGGGGGGTCCAGCCACCGACTCCGGTGGGAGGATCAGATGCAGCACCATCTCCTTATGCAGGAATAGCAAATCCGCCGGCGGGAGCACCGTCATCACAAGGACCAGCAGAATCATTCATTTTCGGATGA